Within Actinosynnema pretiosum, the genomic segment AGGTTGGCGTAGGCGTCGCGCTTGGTGACGGCGCGCAGGGTGTCCAGCGCGGCCCGGCGGGCCGGGTCCTCCTGCGGCGGGCGCTCGGGGCCGGGGTTGCGCTTGGGCGGGTGCGGGCGGCGCGGCCGGGAGGGCCGGGACGACCGGGGGGACGAGGTGTTGCCGTTCATGAGATGCGCTCTCCAGGCTCGATGCGGACGCCGCGCGCCCAGTCCGTTGCGGCCATCCGCTTCTTGCCCTGCGCCTGCACCTCGCCCAGCCGCACGGGGTGCGTGGCGGTGCCGACGAGGACGCGCTTGCGCTCGACCTTGATCTGTCCGGGGGCCAGCGGCTCCGCGGGGTCCTCCACCGGGGTGACGGGCCCCAGCTTGAGCCGCTCACCCCGGAACTCGGCCCACGCGCCCGGCTCGGGGGTGACCGCGCGGGCCAGCCGGTCGAGCGCGGTGGCGGGGGTGGTGAAGTCCAGGCGGGCGTCGTCCACGCCGATCTTGGGCGCGTGGGAGACGCCCTCGGGGGACTGCTCGACGGCGCGCAGCGTGCCGTCCTCGATGCCGTCGACGGTGGACAGGAGCAGGCGCGCGCCGGACTCGGCGAGGCGGCCCAGCAGGTCGCCGGAGGTGTCGCGCTCGCCGACGCGCTCGGTGACGACGCCGAACACCGGGCCCGCGTCGAGCTCCTTCACGATGCGGAAGGTGGAGGCTCCGGTGATGTCGTCGCCGTGCCGCACCGCGGCCTGCACCGGGGCCGCGCCGCGCCAGGCGGGCAGCAGGGAGAAGTGCAGGTTCACCCAGCCGTGGGTGGGGATGGCGAGTGCCTTGGTGGGCAGCAGCGCGCCGTAGGCGACCACCGGGCACAGGTCGGGGGCCAGCTCGGTGAGCCGGGCGAGGAAGTCCGGGTCACCCGCCTTGGCGGGGGTGAGCACCTCGACGCCGTGCTCGTCGGCCAGCGCGGCGACGGGCGAGCGCTCGACCTTGCGGCCCCGGCCCGTGGGGGCGTCCGGCCGGGTCACGACGGCGACGACCTCGTGCCGGTCGGACTCCAGGAAGGCGCGCAGCGAGGGCAGGGCGGGTTCCGGGGTGCCCGCGAACACCAGGCGCACGTCAGTTGCCTCCGAACAGGGGGTGCGGGCTCTGCTTGATGATCGGGACGTTGCCGCCGAACCAGGACTCCTGGCGGATCTCCCGCATGGCCCGCTTGCGGGTCTCCTCGTCGAGGCGGTCGACGAAGACGACGCCGTCGAGGTGGTCGGTCTCGTGCTGGATGCACCGGGCGAGCAGGTCGGTGCCCTCGACCTCGATGGGATCGCCGTGCATGTTCCAGCCGCGCGCGACGACCTGGCGGTGCCGCACGCAGTCCCAGGACATGCCGGGGATGGACAGGCAGCCCTCCGGCCCGTCCTGCGTCTCGTCGCCGACGACGTCGAAGGTCGGGTTGACCATGTGCCCGGCGAACCCGTCGCAGTGGTAGGTGAACACCCGGAGCCCAACGCCGAGCTGGGGAGCCGCCAGCCCGGCGCCACCCGCGTCGCTCATGGTGTCCCAGAGGTCTTTGACGAGCTTGCGCAACTCGACATCGAACTCGGTCACCTCGACCGCGGGGGTCCGCAGGACAGGGTCGCCGAACAGGCGGATGGGTTGGACGGTCACGCACTACTCCTCGTGAAGGGGCGGAGGGCCAGTCTAGGAGCAGGGGGGCCGGGGCGGGGCACCGGCGGCACGGCGGTCGGTCCGGCGGCCTCGGTCGCAGGGGCGGTGGCGGGCGCGCCGAGCCAGGGGCTGAGCGGCTTCCAGGCCGCGCTCACGGCGGTGAGCAGGGCTGACGGGGCCAAGGAGCCGGCGCTCGACCCGGACCGCGATGAACAGGGCCCTGCCCCGGTGAGGACTCGACCGCCGACGACGCCCCTGATCGCGCTGATCACCGGAGCGCTCGCGCCCACCGCCTGCACGGTGAGCGGGACGCCGAGAGCGGCAAGGCGCTGGACAGCCAGGTGAGCGCCGCGAGCCACGCCAAGAACGACATGCCGGACCCCCGCCCTGCGAGCCCGAGAAGATGATCAAGCAGGCTGCGGGCGCCTGCACCCTCTTCACGGTCGCCCTGACCCCCGCCGCCCTCCCGACCGCCAAGGAGAAGTCCGAGGAGGCCGAGCAGAAGGCCGTCCCGGTCGTGCGGGAGCGCGACAACTCCCTGGAGGCGGCGGCCACGTCGATCCCGGCCTTCTCGTCGATCCCCTCGGTGACCGAGGACCGGGGCGTCTCCAGCACCCCGGACATCGCGGCCCGCCGGCGCACGACGGCCAACGGGACGCCCGTGTCCGCCGGGCGCGCCCCCAGCGGCAACGGGGGTGGCACCACGCAGGCGTCCTGGGCGGCTGCGCCCGGTGGGGGCAGGTTTCCCGGCGCCGACCTTGCCGCAGGGTGCGGGTGGTGGGGCCTTCTCCGCGGGTGGGGCGGGCAACGGGTCGCCCATCGGCGGGTTCCCCGGCCTCGGGGGCGGCGGCGCGGGCAGTAGCGGCACCGGGCCGAGTGGATGTCCGCGGCCCCCGGCGACAACCGGGCGCTGGTGCGGCGCCTGAGCCGGGTCGGGTGGGCGGCGGGCTAGTCGTCCCCCGCCTCGCCCAGCAGCACCACGCTCGCCAGCGCGGCCAGGAAGTGCGCCAGGAACCGCACCGGCGCGGGCAGGTCGGCGGCCCTGGGGACGCGGGTCGGTCGGTGGGTGGTCGCGGTGCTCATGGCGCCTCCTCCTGGAGCGGGGCCTGCGGCTGACGACCACCACGCTCCCCCGCGCCGGGATCAGCGCGCGTCCCCTCCCGGTTGCGAACCGGGTGCTACCGCGGTCGTACCCCGTCCCCTAGGGGGTGCGACCCGCGCCACTGCAACGCCATGATCGGCTTCGGCTACCTGTTCCCATGATGGCTGCTGGAAGCAGACAGGGGGCGCCGCCGTTGGAATCGGACGCCGAGCTGTGGGAGCGGGGTGACCGGGCCGCGTTCTCCGCGCTGTTCGAGCGGCACGCCGAAGCCGTGTGGAACCACGCCTACCGGCTCACCGCCTCCTGGGCGCTCGCCGAGGACCTCACCTCCTCGGTCTTCCTCACCGCCTGGCGCAAGCGCGCCGAGGTGACGCTCGTGCGCGACAGCGCCCTGCCGTGGCTGTACAGCGTCGCGGGCAACCTGGCGCGCACCGAGTTCCGCCGCGTCGGCCGCTTCCGCCGCGCGCTGCTGCGCGTCCCCTCACCCGGCGTCGTCCCGGACCACGCCGAGCACGTCGCGTCCGCCGTGGACGGCGAGCGCTCGCTCAAGCGGGTGCTCGCGCTGCTGGAGACCATGCCGAAGGCCGAGCGGGAAGCCGTCGAGCTGTGCCTGCTCGGGGAGCTGGGCACGGCCGAGGCCGCCGAGCTGCTCGGGGTCGCCGAGGTGAGCGTGCGCTCCCGGATCAGCCGCGCCCGCGCCCGCCTGCGCGCCGGGGCGGAGGAGGTCCGATGACCGCCGAACTGCCCCCGCGCCGCCCGATGCCGCCCGAGGTGCGCGAGCGGTTGCGCCGCCGCGTCCTGGGCAGAGAGGTCCGGGGCAGAGGGGTCCCGTACAGGGGGGTCCCGAGCAGGGGGGGACTGGGCCGGAACGCGCGCGTGGTCCCGCTGACCGCCGCCGCCACCGCCGCCGCGCTCGCCCTGGGCGGCGTCGTGCTCACCGAGGTCGCGCGGGACGAGGGCCCGGCCGTGCGGCCCACCGTCACCGACGCGCCCCCGCCCACCACGTCGGCGCCGCCCACGTCGGGCGCGCCCTACCTCACGGGCGACGTCCCGACCACCGAGGACCTGCTCCGCTGCGGGCTCACCTCGGCGCGGCAGGTCGTGGTCCTGCCGTCCTCCCGGCTGGTCGTGGGCGACGAGCTGTGCGAGCTGTCCGGGCCCGGCGTCTACCGCTCCCCGGACCGGCGGGCCGCGGTGCTGCTCAACGGCGCGCGGATCGCGCTCCTGCGCCCCGGCCTGTTCGTCGGCGTGAAGTCCGACAACGGGGCCTCGTTCCTCTCGGCCAGGGGGGCGCGCGCGGTGGGCGCGGACGAGTCGACCCCGCTGGCGTCCGTCTCCGGGGACGGGGTGTTCTTCGTGCGGACGCTGGACTTCCCGGTCCTGCGGCTGACCTTCGACGACGGCAACACGACGCCCGTGTCGACGAGCGGCGACGAGGTGGGCGCGCTGCGCCGCACCGGCCCGGTCCCCGAGCCCCCCGCCGTGGACGAGGCGGCCGGGCGCTGCGCCGACCAGGCCTGGCTGACCGGCCAGCTCACCGACCCGGCGCGCTGGCGGCCGGTCGTGGCCACCGCGCCCGGCGCCGGGGAGCACGTGCTGGTGCTGGGGGACGGCTCCGGCTCGTTCCTGGCCTGCCCCGCCCGCGACTGGCAGCCGCGGCCTCACGCCGTGGCGAAGCCGTTGGGCGGAGAGGACTTCGAGGTGCTCAGCTCGGACGCCAGCGCGAGCTCGTCGACCCGCTACCTGGCGGGCGTCGTGGGAGAGCGGGTGACCGCCGTGGAGCTGACCGACGCCCAGGGCCGCCCGGCGGCGGAGGTCGTGCTGGAGAACGGCTGGTTCGCCGCGAGGTTCACCGACCAGCCCGACGCGGCGGCGTGGTCCGACTACCGGGTGCGCGTGCTCGCCGGGGAGGAGGTGCTGCGCGATGGGCCCGCGACGACGAACTGACCGGAACCGCCTGGCGGAGCTGTTCGACCGGCACGCCGAGGACGTCTGGAACCACGCCTACCGCCTCACCGGCTCGTGGGAGCTGGCCGAGGACCTGACCGCGCAGGCGTTCCAGGCCGCGGGCCGCAGGACCGCCGAGGCCGCCCTCCGGGGCGACCGCGCGCTCCCCTGGCTGCTCGCCCTGACCACCCGCCTCCCCCGCCCGGCGGCGGAGGACGGCGCCCCCGCGGCGCCTGCCGCGCTCGCCGACCTGCCGCGAGCCGACCGCGAGGCCGCCGAGCTCTGCCTGCTCGGCGAACTGCACCCGGCCAGGGCCGCCGAGGCCCTCGGCACGACCGAGAACGACGTCCGGTCCGCTGTGGACCGCGCCCGCGCGCGGCTGGGGCAGGCGGAGGAGGAGAGATGAGCGACCACCAGCTGCCCCCGCGCAGGCCCATGCCGCCCGAGGTGCTCGAACGACTGCGCCGCCGGGTCCTGCCGAGGACCCGCCACCGCGTCCCGGCAGCCGCCGCGGCCGTCGCCGCGCTCGTCCTGGGCAGCGCCGCGCTCGTCCAGGTCACCCGCGACGAGGGCGCGGCCGAACCACCCCCTCGGGTGGACACCACCTCGTCCACGGCGACCACCCCGACGACGCCCGCGGGCTCACCGCGCTCGTCGGTCTCCACCCCGACCGCCCACGAGCTGGACGCCTGCGGCCTCACCTCGGCCGAGTACGTGGTCGCCCTGCCGCCGTCGCGGCTGGTCGTGGCGGCGGACTCGTTCTGCGAGCTGGCCCCGACCGGCGTGCACCGCTCGACCCCGACCGACCGGCCGGTGCGGGTGGAGAGCGGCCTGCGGCTGCGCTGGGTGTCCGAGACGGGCGTGCTGGTCGGCGAGCTGCCCGACGGCGCCCGCGAGGTCACCTCGGCCACCAACCTGGCCCTGCTCGCGGTGGGCGAGCCGAACGAGCTGGGAGCCGTGTCGCACAACGGGTCGTTCTTCGTCCAGCTGGAGCACTGGACGCAGGTCGCGCTGTCCTTCGACGGCGGCCCCGCGACGGTCACCCTGGTCCCGCCGGAGCTGTTCGCGCGCCCGACGCGCACCGAGGTGTTCACGTCGCAGAGGCGCGCCGAGGCCGACCAGGTCGTGGCGCGCTGCGTCTACCGGGCGTGGCTGGACGGCGCGGCCGACAGCCCCGATCCGGCGCGGTGGCAACCGCTCGTGGCCACCACCGCGCAGGACGGCGACCACGTGGTGGTCCTGCGCGGCGGGTCGGGCGCGGTCCTGGAGTGCCCGACCTGGGGCTGGGAGACCGGGTCGCGCCTGCGCCCCGAGGGCGGGCAGGCGGGCCGGACCGCGTTCGCGCGGTCGGGCGGGCACTCCGCGCCGGGGTCGACCACCTGGTTCCTGACCGGTGTGGTGGACGAGCGGGCGACGGCCGTGGAGCTGACCGACGCGCGGGGCCGCCCGGCGGCGGAGGTCGTGCTGGCGCGGGGCTGGTTCGCGGCGAGGTTCACCGACCAGCTCGCCGGGGAGCGGCCGGACTTCACCGGTCACCGGGTGCGGGTGCTCGCGGGCGGGGAGGTGCTCCACGAGGGGCCTGCGGCGACGGGCTGACCGGGTGGTGGCGGGGCTGCTCGACCGGCGCGCCGAGGGCGGGTGACCCGCGCCTCCCGCGAGGCCGCCGAGCCGTGCCTGCCCGGTGGGCTCCCCCCGGTGCGGGCGGAGAACGCGGTGGGAACCACCGGGAACGGCGTCAGGTCCGACATCGGCCGCGCGCGGCTGGGACGAGCGGAGGAGGAGTGGTGACCGACCGGCTGCCCGCGCGCGAGGCCGTGCCGCCCGAGGTGCGCGACCGGCTCCGCCACCGGGTGCTGGACGGGGCGCGTGGTGGCGGGACGCGGCGCATCGCGCCGCTGGTCGCCGCCGCCGTGGTCGCGCCGGTCGCGGGCGGGGTGGTGATCGGCCGGTTCGCGCTGGACGACGGCCCGGCCACGCCGACGCCCGCCACGGGCCCGGTGCGCGACGACGGGCGCCCTCAGCCCGCGGAGGTGCGGTTCGAGGAGCCGTCCGACCGCGACTTGACCGAGCGCGGGATCGCGGACGCCGAGCTCACCGCGACCACCCCGGCGGCCGGGGTCGTGGTGGAGCCGGTGACCCGCGACGGGCTGTTCCCCGTCCCGCTGCCCGGCCGCGCGAACGAGGTCGGCCGCGCGAACGAGGTCGGCGGCGGGAGCGACGTCGGCTGCCCGGACCCGGCGGTGCAGCCCGGCGGGCAGGTGTTCACGGCCGAGGCGCCG encodes:
- the fmt gene encoding methionyl-tRNA formyltransferase, yielding MRLVFAGTPEPALPSLRAFLESDRHEVVAVVTRPDAPTGRGRKVERSPVAALADEHGVEVLTPAKAGDPDFLARLTELAPDLCPVVAYGALLPTKALAIPTHGWVNLHFSLLPAWRGAAPVQAAVRHGDDITGASTFRIVKELDAGPVFGVVTERVGERDTSGDLLGRLAESGARLLLSTVDGIEDGTLRAVEQSPEGVSHAPKIGVDDARLDFTTPATALDRLARAVTPEPGAWAEFRGERLKLGPVTPVEDPAEPLAPGQIKVERKRVLVGTATHPVRLGEVQAQGKKRMAATDWARGVRIEPGERIS
- the def gene encoding peptide deformylase, with translation MTVQPIRLFGDPVLRTPAVEVTEFDVELRKLVKDLWDTMSDAGGAGLAAPQLGVGLRVFTYHCDGFAGHMVNPTFDVVGDETQDGPEGCLSIPGMSWDCVRHRQVVARGWNMHGDPIEVEGTDLLARCIQHETDHLDGVVFVDRLDEETRKRAMREIRQESWFGGNVPIIKQSPHPLFGGN
- a CDS encoding RNA polymerase sigma factor, whose product is MMAAGSRQGAPPLESDAELWERGDRAAFSALFERHAEAVWNHAYRLTASWALAEDLTSSVFLTAWRKRAEVTLVRDSALPWLYSVAGNLARTEFRRVGRFRRALLRVPSPGVVPDHAEHVASAVDGERSLKRVLALLETMPKAEREAVELCLLGELGTAEAAELLGVAEVSVRSRISRARARLRAGAEEVR
- a CDS encoding RNA polymerase sigma factor, with amino-acid sequence MGPRRRTDRNRLAELFDRHAEDVWNHAYRLTGSWELAEDLTAQAFQAAGRRTAEAALRGDRALPWLLALTTRLPRPAAEDGAPAAPAALADLPRADREAAELCLLGELHPARAAEALGTTENDVRSAVDRARARLGQAEEER